The genomic interval TATGCCATGTTAGGTGTAAGTTTCTAACCCGACAAAAGTGAAAAAGGTGTTACAATCTCAATCCAAGGAGTTCCGACCATCACAATCCATCAAAACTTATGCAGCTGCACTCGGCACTGGAACTGACTTTGAGTCTTCTGCCCGCTCATGTTCTTTGTTAAGCATCTGAAATCACATTCCAAAAAATAAAGACATGAAACACAGTAAATCGCTGATGATTTAACAACCTCTTTCACCTGACAAGATTAACTCATCATTTATGATATAGATATAATCCATGTACCCAGTAGGTGTAAGCAGAAATCAATTGGAATTCACTAGTTTGAATCCAGGAATCCAAACTGAACCAATTAAATTGGTTTTTGATTTTTAACCTAATCAAATCAAATTCAATTTGAATCAAACTCAATGTGATTAGTAGAATTAGATTTATGAACTACCAAAAACTCAACAAAATCAGTATTGTAAGTTTTTTGCTATTAAATATTGTGCATGGAATTTTATAGCacaatctttttttcttttttaacttcGCTATTATTTAGTTAATTTAAGCCACTTACAATAAGATGTAATTTACCGCTTTCAAGGACAGGACTATGCAACTTTTTTTTGACAAAATAATGTATTCATTCTATgcctaaaataaattttttgtacATTTACATATCAGTGGACTTAAATCGATTCAAACCAACCAGTTTTTTATTGGTTCTGGATCAtgcaatttaaaaagaaaaattcaaaccaataaaaattaattggtTTGGATTTCATTTTCCTTGAATCCTGTTCAAAGTAATGCATGAACACACCTAAGCTCATCAAGTGCCTAGCTTGTACAAATGGAGCACTAAATTTTTCTCCAACCTTGCCACAATTGctattttcataatttaatacCAAATTATTAAGTAATCAGCAAACATAAATGATACTTGCAGCAAAAATTAGGGAAATGTTTCTAACCTTGTTGTTAATCAAGTTGTGGAGTGCAATTACACTTCTAATGAGAGACGAGAGGTATATTACCAGCATCATATCATTGGTTTTCACTACACAAGACAGATCAACTATTTAAAAGAGATATTCTAGAAAAACATGACATTGAAAAATACAAGTCACAAATCATAACCTGCAAACGCCTTGATAAGATCGGCAACATTGAGATTCGGTAGCAGGTTAAACACGTCCTGGAAAATTGCAATAGAAATGAGAAGGAATAATGTAGCgtaagaaaaaaggaaaaaaatgctTCTATTATTCcaagtaattaaattaaagccTTCCAGCCATTAATGTCACATCACATGTTTTGTTAGTTTTCTTACAAAACGTTACAAATTAAACTAAGAAATTTGGATCAGCAGACAATACTTAATCAAGATTCTTTAACCAATTGATAACAAAGCCAAATAATCAGAGGCATTAACTGAGCCAGAATACGAGAAACAAACCTGCAGATGGTACAGGATCTCATGGTTTAATGGAAGTTTTCCATCAATAACAAGGTCAAGGTAACTCCTTATCTCTTTAAGTCTAGCATCCAAACCTTTCAAGGCTGTAAGTTTTGCACTTACCTGAGTAAAAATTACATTGTCAACactaaacattaattttttttcttttaaaaggacaACAAAAGTATAAgcagtgaaaaaaaaatcaagaaaaatgaaCACAAAGTGAAAGGAATTAATAAATAAGGACATCATGACGGAAAAATGAAACCTCAGTCGCAAGGGTGCTAATGGTTGTATCTTTTACATCTCTAAGCAAATGTTCCACTCCTGCACAGgggtaagaaaaaaataaaagaagaggaATTGGTTACACTACTGTATGGATAataaaattcagaattttcaTATTAGAAAGTTTataaacagaataaaaaaagaaaaattacagCAGTTTTATGTTCAATGGCATGGAATACCTATTTCTTCAACTTCATGAGCTGCAATCTCTGATGGCACATGTACAAAGACCTTTTGGCTTTTTTGGGTGGCATTCTGCATTCAAAATAAACTATATGTAACTTTCTTTGACAACTAATTTAGTAATGAGCAAACTCCCTTCCCACCATCATATACAGCAATATTACTTATGCAATAATATCAGTAAAAACAATATAACATTTCTATTACAGATATAAAGGACTTAATTTCTACCTCTTTAACCTCTTCAACGGCGTAATATGCTTTTGTTGGGATTCCCAATTCCTTGGGTTCAACATCAATGATAACCAAGACAGGATTTGGAACATAACTGCAATCGTTACAAGCTTGGTCAATTTGGAAAAAGTTTGAACAGGGTACACACAGCTACAGATGAACACGAGTAAAGACAGAATGAAGCAAAGACCATAAAAGTAACACttagtttaaatttattaaaaacatattgaTGAGGATAAGGAACTTCCAATGTGTGTGTAtctatgttattttatttttcctgtAAAACTACGAAATATTTATGCTCAAATGAAGTGAAGAAAACACATTGcatttgaaatattattatacCCAGATATTCGGATCAATAACATACTCATTAAATAAGCCATGAATGTCAAGGTCATTTTCACGCAGCTTTGGACCAGTGCTATACCACCCCACAACATGCTCCTTTGCTgtaaaccaaaacaaaaaatcCATGTTCAATTAGTTAGAGATAttcaattgaaataaaataaaggaaaaggaAATTGTCCAACTCATACCATTTATTCTTTTAAACATGGAAAACATTGATTCATGGTAATTGTGATCAAGAAACCAAATGCTGGGATCTT from Phaseolus vulgaris cultivar G19833 chromosome 1, P. vulgaris v2.0, whole genome shotgun sequence carries:
- the LOC137815059 gene encoding 26S proteasome non-ATPase regulatory subunit 7 homolog A, whose product is MDVIKTQQISSRPIEKVVVHPLVLLSIVDNYNRVAKDTRKRVVGVLLGSSFRGTVDVTNSYAVPFEEDDKDPSIWFLDHNYHESMFSMFKRINAKEHVVGWYSTGPKLRENDLDIHGLFNDYVPNPVLVIIDVEPKELGIPTKAYYAVEEVKENATQKSQKVFVHVPSEIAAHEVEEIGVEHLLRDVKDTTISTLATEVSAKLTALKGLDARLKEIRSYLDLVIDGKLPLNHEILYHLQDVFNLLPNLNVADLIKAFAVKTNDMMLVIYLSSLIRSVIALHNLINNKMLNKEHERAEDSKSVPVPSAAA